The proteins below come from a single Brevundimonas sp. LM2 genomic window:
- a CDS encoding DUF1328 family protein — protein MLRWALIFLVLALVAGALGAGGVAGLSMNIAYVLFVVFLILMVVSFFTGGLRRKL, from the coding sequence ATGCTCCGCTGGGCTCTCATTTTTCTCGTTCTCGCTCTGGTCGCTGGCGCCCTGGGTGCCGGCGGCGTCGCCGGCCTGTCGATGAACATCGCCTATGTCCTGTTCGTCGTCTTCCTGATCCTGATGGTGGTGTCGTTCTTCACCGGCGGCCTGCGCCGCAAGCTCTAG
- a CDS encoding YMGG-like glycine zipper-containing protein yields MNKAILAISAAGLLASACASDPYGNTGSNQTVRQGAIGAGLGAVAGAIIGNNVGGGNAATGALIGGVAGGAIGAVRGSQADRNNQQRYRDNRGQYYYCYDNNQNECYWENGQRRY; encoded by the coding sequence ATGAACAAGGCTATTCTCGCCATCAGCGCCGCCGGCCTCCTGGCCTCGGCCTGCGCCAGCGACCCGTACGGCAACACCGGCTCGAACCAGACCGTCCGTCAGGGCGCGATCGGTGCGGGCCTGGGTGCCGTCGCCGGCGCCATCATCGGCAACAACGTCGGCGGCGGCAATGCAGCCACCGGCGCCCTGATCGGCGGCGTCGCCGGTGGTGCCATCGGCGCCGTCCGCGGCTCGCAAGCCGACCGCAACAATCAACAGCGCTACCGCGACAACCGTGGCCAGTATTACTACTGCTACGACAACAACCAGAACGAGTGCTACTGGGAAAACGGTCAGCGCCGCTACTAG
- a CDS encoding ComF family protein: MGLQDGDWSAPWEAARARAGLMATGLGRALADLVLPPLAHDSREATQAAGLTPDAWSRVAFLEDPVCDGCSAAFEYDGGDFASDRCAACLASPYRFARCRAACVYDEASRGLILKFKHGDQQQFAGLFARWLGRAAAPLIAEADAVVPVPLHPTRLLARRFNQAAEIARPLARTAKLDYLPDALTRARRTESQGGRSARGRRMNVKSAFALTETGARRVRGRRILLIDDVLTTGATAEACAGALLDGGARAVDLAVIARVRTAREMPR, from the coding sequence ATGGGCCTTCAGGATGGGGACTGGAGCGCGCCTTGGGAAGCGGCGCGTGCGCGCGCGGGCCTGATGGCGACCGGCCTGGGTCGCGCCCTGGCCGATCTGGTCCTGCCGCCCCTGGCCCACGACAGCCGCGAGGCGACCCAGGCCGCCGGCCTGACCCCCGACGCCTGGAGCCGGGTCGCCTTCCTGGAAGACCCGGTCTGCGACGGCTGCTCAGCCGCCTTCGAATACGACGGCGGCGACTTCGCCTCGGACCGCTGCGCCGCCTGCCTGGCCTCGCCCTACCGGTTCGCCCGCTGCCGCGCCGCCTGCGTCTATGACGAGGCGTCCCGGGGGCTGATCCTGAAGTTCAAGCACGGCGACCAGCAGCAGTTCGCCGGCCTGTTCGCGCGCTGGCTGGGCCGGGCCGCCGCGCCCCTGATCGCGGAGGCCGACGCCGTGGTGCCGGTGCCGCTGCATCCGACCCGCCTGCTGGCCCGGCGCTTCAACCAGGCGGCGGAGATCGCGCGGCCGCTGGCCAGGACGGCGAAGCTGGACTACCTGCCCGACGCCCTGACGCGGGCGCGACGCACCGAAAGCCAGGGCGGGCGCAGCGCCCGGGGGCGACGGATGAACGTCAAATCGGCCTTCGCCCTGACCGAGACGGGGGCCCGCCGGGTCCGGGGGCGGCGGATCCTTCTGATCGACGACGTCCTGACCACGGGGGCCACGGCCGAGGCCTGCGCCGGGGCCCTGCTGGACGGCGGCGCGCGGGCGGTCGATCTGGCCGTCATCGCGAGGGTGCGAACCGCGCGCGAAATGCCTAGATAG
- a CDS encoding metallophosphoesterase: MTGRLLQFSDVHFGVEHKRACERALEYAHATPTDLILITGDITQKGLPDEFAAAGAWIRAMPTPRFVIVGNHDVPYYSLSARLFRPWKAFEDATGHPAHDGEFVRDNVMVRGVTTARGWQARPNWSKGVIDLDQTRRAAEALRKAPVGALRILACHHPLIEMIGTPMTGDVKRGDAAAEIFAEAGVDLITTGHVHVPFAIPIDLSDRCSYAVGCGTLSHRERGAPPSFNQIEWTPHEIVVTAIAWDGQAFAPAESWRLPRRQDTRHRESAPDPSSPGTLEAAMT, from the coding sequence ATGACCGGCCGACTGCTTCAGTTCTCAGACGTCCATTTCGGCGTCGAGCACAAGCGGGCCTGCGAGCGGGCCCTGGAATACGCCCATGCGACGCCGACCGACCTGATCCTGATCACGGGCGACATCACGCAGAAGGGGCTGCCGGACGAGTTCGCCGCCGCCGGGGCCTGGATCCGGGCCATGCCGACGCCGCGCTTCGTCATCGTCGGCAACCACGACGTTCCCTATTACAGCCTGTCGGCCCGTCTGTTCCGGCCATGGAAGGCGTTCGAGGACGCGACCGGCCACCCGGCCCATGACGGCGAATTCGTCCGGGACAACGTCATGGTCCGGGGTGTCACCACGGCGCGCGGATGGCAGGCCCGCCCCAACTGGTCCAAGGGCGTCATCGACCTGGACCAGACCCGGCGCGCGGCCGAGGCCCTGCGCAAGGCCCCGGTCGGGGCCCTGCGGATCCTGGCCTGCCACCATCCGCTGATCGAGATGATCGGCACGCCCATGACGGGCGACGTCAAGCGAGGCGACGCGGCGGCGGAAATCTTCGCCGAGGCGGGCGTCGACCTGATCACGACCGGCCACGTCCACGTGCCCTTCGCAATCCCGATCGACCTGTCGGACCGCTGTTCCTATGCCGTCGGCTGCGGGACCCTGTCGCACCGCGAACGGGGGGCGCCGCCCAGCTTCAACCAGATCGAATGGACCCCGCACGAGATCGTGGTCACGGCGATCGCCTGGGACGGTCAGGCCTTCGCCCCGGCCGAGAGCTGGCGGCTGCCGCGGCGCCAGGACACGCGCCACCGCGAGTCGGCCCCGGATCCATCCTCGCCGGGGACCCTCGAAGCGGCCATGACCTGA
- a CDS encoding DUF883 family protein, with protein MATTKAREDIKNDLNALKEDLKVGAREEAAKLKAKATETEARLREKAAEADARVRERADELRDQARGYYDQARVRSREYYDDAAERLDEAQRYITERVQERPVQSTAVALGVGVVLGLLLAGRRR; from the coding sequence ATGGCCACCACCAAGGCGCGTGAAGACATCAAGAACGACCTGAATGCTCTGAAGGAGGACCTGAAGGTCGGGGCCCGCGAGGAGGCCGCGAAGCTGAAGGCCAAGGCCACCGAGACCGAAGCCCGCCTGCGCGAAAAGGCGGCCGAGGCCGATGCCCGCGTGCGCGAGCGCGCCGACGAACTGCGCGACCAGGCGCGCGGCTATTACGACCAGGCTCGCGTGCGCAGCCGTGAATACTACGACGACGCCGCCGAACGCCTCGACGAAGCCCAGCGCTACATCACCGAGCGGGTGCAGGAGCGTCCGGTGCAATCGACGGCGGTGGCGCTGGGCGTCGGCGTCGTCCTGGGTCTGCTGCTGGCCGGCCGTCGCCGCTGA
- a CDS encoding aldo/keto reductase, with product MISSSFPSPAKKLALAVVTEPERAVPAPVGVGEEAMRTLLGTAADAGVSVVATRPIGDTERLLGQAWPFPSPFSVTVRTVALSEGLDRVEARARRSLERMGLPRGDTLLVSRATDLAGAEGRDLWDRLQALKDRGLYRRIGFVTTLEDGPALLARRFQPDVIEMPCNILDQRPVTEGVLSDLAARGIDVHVSSVFARGLLFASREALPAHLAGQGVALSRTRRRLAEARVDPMQAALAYCLGLPPVTAVVASVASAAELRAVLAAAHAPRPDLDWEELALSEPAAISTGSVARISNAA from the coding sequence GTGATCTCATCCTCCTTTCCCTCACCGGCGAAGAAGCTGGCCCTGGCGGTCGTGACCGAGCCGGAGCGCGCGGTCCCGGCACCGGTCGGCGTGGGCGAGGAGGCGATGCGCACGCTGCTCGGCACCGCGGCCGACGCCGGCGTGTCCGTGGTGGCGACGCGGCCCATCGGGGACACGGAACGCCTGCTGGGCCAGGCCTGGCCCTTCCCGTCGCCCTTCTCCGTCACGGTCCGCACGGTCGCCCTGTCCGAGGGCCTGGACCGGGTCGAGGCCCGCGCCCGACGCTCGCTGGAGCGGATGGGCCTGCCCCGCGGCGACACTCTGCTGGTCTCTCGTGCCACCGATCTGGCGGGGGCCGAGGGGCGGGACCTGTGGGACCGGTTGCAGGCGCTGAAGGATCGCGGCCTGTATCGGCGCATCGGCTTCGTCACGACGCTGGAGGATGGCCCGGCCCTGCTCGCGCGTCGCTTCCAGCCCGACGTCATCGAAATGCCCTGCAATATCCTGGACCAGCGCCCGGTGACGGAGGGCGTGCTGTCCGACCTCGCCGCCCGGGGCATCGACGTCCATGTCTCCTCGGTGTTCGCGCGGGGCCTGCTGTTCGCCAGCCGCGAGGCCCTGCCGGCGCATCTGGCCGGCCAGGGGGTCGCCCTGTCGCGCACTCGCCGACGCCTGGCCGAGGCCCGGGTCGATCCGATGCAGGCGGCGCTCGCCTACTGCCTCGGCCTGCCGCCGGTGACCGCCGTGGTCGCCAGCGTCGCCTCGGCGGCCGAGCTGCGCGCCGTCCTGGCCGCCGCCCACGCCCCCCGGCCCGATCTGGACTGGGAGGAGCTGGCCCTGTCGGAGCCGGCCGCCATCTCGACCGGCTCCGTCGCCCGGATCAGTAACGCAGCCTGA
- a CDS encoding diacylglycerol kinase family protein: MTDTITPDTDPMNPVGSPSIDPVAEPRALTPHVSISRVVILVNTLSGSVGPRAVAEVEAIMADYPCEAEIVELVGATMDDQIDVALASKPDVLFVLAGDGTARAVASKAGPKGPLVAPLPGGTMNMLPKALYGTADWKLALRNTLENGSSQCVAGGRVEGQSFYCAGIFGSPALWAPAREAMRTGKLSLAWTYGRRALKRAFSGKIRVELDGGRARRSEALALISPLISKAMDEHTGLEAAAMDPADAAQAFRLAATALFSDWRQDPSVVTQPARRIRIRARSKIPAVLDGEPTLLHHDTMVTFIPDAFQALAPDPQPQGETA; encoded by the coding sequence ATGACCGATACGATCACGCCCGATACCGACCCGATGAACCCCGTGGGATCCCCGTCGATCGACCCCGTGGCGGAGCCGCGCGCCCTGACGCCGCACGTGTCCATTTCGCGGGTCGTGATCCTGGTCAACACCCTGTCCGGCTCGGTCGGACCGCGCGCGGTGGCCGAGGTCGAGGCCATTATGGCCGACTATCCTTGCGAGGCGGAGATCGTCGAACTGGTCGGCGCGACCATGGACGACCAGATCGACGTCGCCCTGGCGTCCAAGCCCGATGTGCTGTTCGTCCTGGCCGGGGACGGCACGGCGCGCGCGGTGGCGTCCAAGGCCGGGCCGAAGGGGCCCCTGGTGGCACCCCTGCCCGGCGGGACCATGAACATGCTGCCCAAGGCGCTGTACGGCACGGCCGACTGGAAGCTGGCCCTGCGCAACACCCTGGAGAACGGCTCGTCCCAATGCGTGGCGGGTGGCCGGGTCGAGGGGCAGTCCTTCTACTGCGCCGGCATCTTTGGATCTCCGGCCCTGTGGGCCCCGGCGCGCGAGGCGATGCGCACCGGCAAGCTCAGCCTGGCCTGGACCTATGGTCGTCGGGCCTTGAAGCGAGCCTTTTCCGGCAAGATCCGCGTCGAGCTGGACGGCGGGCGGGCCCGCCGCAGCGAGGCCCTGGCCCTGATCAGCCCGCTGATCTCCAAGGCCATGGACGAGCACACGGGGCTGGAAGCCGCCGCCATGGATCCGGCCGACGCGGCCCAGGCCTTCCGCCTGGCCGCCACGGCCCTGTTCAGCGACTGGCGCCAGGATCCGTCCGTCGTGACCCAGCCGGCGCGCAGGATCCGGATCCGCGCCCGCTCCAAGATCCCCGCCGTTCTGGACGGGGAGCCGACCCTGTTGCATCACGACACCATGGTGACCTTCATTCCCGACGCCTTCCAGGCCCTGGCCCCCGATCCTCAACCCCAGGGAGAGACGGCGTGA
- the mutS gene encoding DNA mismatch repair protein MutS, which yields MNAPLTHPPKIAPPDGTTPVMAQFLTAKASQPDAILFFRMGDFYELFFKDAEIAAAAIGITLTRRGKHLGEDIPMCGMPVHAAEGYIARLIRMGFKVAICEQLEDPAEARKRGSKAVVHRDIVRVVTPGTLTEDSLLDARGANRLAAVAIRRGRAAVAVVELSAGAVDCVACDLGDLGATLAAFRPSEVLVTDKAFSDPDLKAALDGSGGVVQALASAVAEPAAAGGRVARLYGVASLDGFGAFEEAEVSALGLIAAYLETTQAGRVPALAPPRRSGDAGFLAIDPATRLSLEIDRTQRGEREGSLLACLDRTVTSGGARALAERIARPLRDPVAINHGLDAIEWLLERRSLRRDLRDGLKASADVARAVSRLALGRGGPRDLGAIRSGLTIAEGLAGLFTVSPDPLTGPPARIMGCLDRLTLSPDLARLMLDLAEGLADEPPHLTRDGGFVKPGFRPELDAARTLRDDSRRVVADLEARAVADSGVPFKVRHNAVLGYFLETTSKNAEPLFRAGPESPFIHRQTLAAQVRFTTVELSELDAKISQAGHRALAMEGETFEVWRRTVQDLARPLQAVADALAELDATAALAEWAEEVGAVRPVVDDSRVFSVEAGRHPVVEAAVKKAGDPFTPNDCRLDGDGAGCARLSIVTGPNMAGKSTFLRQNALLVVLAQGGCFVPARSMRLGVVDRLFSRVGAGDDLARGRSTFMMEMVETAAILTQATPSSFIVLDEIGRGTATYDGLAIAWACAEALHDVNRSRTLFATHYHELARLEERLDHVCNLSMRAREWNGDLVFLHEAVPGAADRSYGVQVAKLAGVPPAVVARARAVLDRLETEKAAQGRLDDLPLFAVMEAPVPALKSALDDAVAALDPDALSPREALEALYRLKGLAT from the coding sequence ATGAACGCCCCGCTCACCCATCCGCCGAAGATCGCCCCCCCGGACGGCACCACGCCGGTCATGGCGCAATTCCTGACGGCCAAGGCGTCGCAGCCGGACGCCATCCTGTTCTTCCGCATGGGCGATTTCTACGAGCTCTTCTTCAAGGACGCCGAGATCGCCGCCGCCGCCATCGGCATCACCCTGACCCGGCGCGGCAAGCATCTGGGCGAGGACATTCCGATGTGCGGCATGCCGGTCCATGCGGCCGAGGGCTATATCGCCCGGCTGATCCGCATGGGGTTCAAGGTCGCCATCTGCGAACAGCTGGAGGACCCGGCCGAGGCGCGGAAGCGCGGCTCCAAGGCGGTGGTCCATCGCGACATCGTGCGGGTGGTGACCCCCGGCACCCTGACCGAGGACAGTCTGCTGGACGCGCGCGGGGCCAACCGGCTGGCGGCGGTGGCGATCCGCAGGGGCCGCGCGGCCGTGGCCGTGGTCGAGCTGTCGGCCGGGGCGGTCGACTGCGTGGCCTGCGACCTGGGCGACCTGGGCGCGACCCTGGCGGCGTTTCGCCCGTCCGAGGTGCTGGTCACCGACAAGGCCTTTTCCGATCCCGACCTGAAGGCGGCGCTGGATGGCTCGGGCGGGGTGGTCCAGGCCCTGGCCTCGGCCGTGGCCGAACCGGCGGCGGCGGGCGGGCGGGTCGCGCGGCTGTACGGCGTCGCCTCCCTGGACGGGTTCGGGGCCTTCGAGGAAGCCGAGGTCTCGGCGCTCGGCCTGATCGCCGCCTATCTGGAGACCACCCAGGCCGGCAGGGTCCCGGCCCTGGCCCCGCCGCGCCGCTCGGGCGACGCGGGCTTTCTCGCCATCGACCCGGCGACCCGGCTGAGCCTGGAGATCGATCGCACCCAGAGGGGCGAGCGCGAGGGCTCGCTGCTGGCCTGTCTGGACCGGACGGTGACCTCCGGCGGGGCGCGGGCCCTGGCCGAGCGGATCGCCCGGCCGCTGCGCGACCCGGTCGCGATCAACCACGGCCTGGACGCGATCGAATGGCTGCTGGAGCGGCGGTCGCTGCGGCGCGACCTGCGCGACGGGCTGAAGGCCTCGGCCGACGTGGCCCGGGCCGTGTCGCGCCTGGCCCTGGGACGGGGCGGGCCGCGGGACCTGGGGGCCATCCGGTCCGGCCTCACGATCGCCGAAGGCTTGGCCGGGCTGTTCACCGTCTCGCCCGATCCCCTGACCGGGCCGCCCGCGCGGATCATGGGCTGTCTGGACCGGCTGACCCTGTCGCCCGATCTGGCGCGGCTCATGCTGGACCTGGCCGAGGGCCTGGCCGACGAGCCGCCGCACCTAACCCGCGACGGCGGCTTCGTGAAACCCGGCTTCCGGCCCGAGCTGGACGCGGCCCGGACGCTGCGCGACGACAGCCGCCGGGTGGTGGCCGATCTGGAGGCCCGGGCCGTGGCCGACAGCGGCGTGCCGTTCAAGGTGCGGCACAATGCGGTGCTGGGCTATTTCCTGGAGACCACGTCCAAAAACGCCGAGCCCCTGTTCCGCGCCGGGCCCGAGAGCCCCTTCATCCACCGCCAGACCCTGGCCGCCCAGGTGCGGTTCACGACGGTGGAACTGTCGGAGCTGGACGCCAAGATCAGCCAGGCCGGCCATCGCGCCCTGGCCATGGAGGGCGAGACCTTCGAGGTCTGGCGGCGCACGGTTCAGGACCTGGCCCGTCCGCTGCAGGCCGTGGCCGACGCCCTGGCCGAGCTGGACGCCACCGCCGCCCTCGCCGAATGGGCCGAGGAGGTCGGGGCGGTCCGTCCCGTGGTCGACGACAGCCGCGTCTTCTCCGTCGAGGCCGGGCGTCACCCGGTGGTCGAGGCGGCGGTCAAGAAGGCGGGCGACCCCTTCACCCCCAACGACTGCAGGCTGGACGGCGACGGGGCGGGATGCGCCCGGCTGTCGATCGTCACCGGGCCGAACATGGCCGGCAAGTCGACCTTCCTGCGCCAGAACGCCCTGCTGGTCGTGCTGGCGCAAGGCGGCTGTTTCGTGCCCGCCCGGTCGATGCGGCTGGGCGTCGTCGACCGCCTGTTCAGCCGGGTCGGCGCCGGGGACGACCTGGCGCGCGGGCGGTCCACCTTCATGATGGAGATGGTCGAGACCGCCGCCATCCTGACCCAGGCGACGCCCTCCAGCTTCATCGTGCTGGACGAGATCGGGCGCGGCACGGCGACCTATGACGGCCTGGCCATCGCCTGGGCCTGCGCCGAGGCCCTGCACGACGTGAACCGGTCGCGCACCCTGTTCGCCACCCATTATCACGAGCTGGCCCGGCTGGAGGAACGGCTGGACCACGTCTGCAACCTGTCGATGCGGGCGCGCGAGTGGAACGGCGACCTGGTCTTCCTGCACGAGGCCGTGCCGGGGGCGGCGGACCGCTCCTATGGGGTGCAGGTGGCCAAGCTGGCCGGGGTGCCGCCGGCGGTGGTGGCGCGCGCCCGGGCCGTGCTGGACCGGCTGGAGACCGAGAAGGCGGCGCAGGGGCGGCTGGACGACCTGCCGCTGTTCGCGGTGATGGAAGCGCCGGTGCCGGCGTTGAAGTCCGCGCTGGATGACGCGGTTGCGGCGTTGGATCCGGATGCGCTCAGCCCGCGCGAGGCGCTGGAGGCGCTGTACCGTCTGAAGGGGCTGGCGACGTGA
- a CDS encoding methyltransferase domain-containing protein — protein MTASAPPVIFDPVRRAARLARSAPRLAEADFLHHRAAENAVLSLEATLREFPTVVDLSAHPGVFGRVLAESDAAGRVGSPATGRNQGASPGAGALEIADGSADLIVTLMTLHWANDLPGALSQIRRALKPDGLFLGTLLGAGTLKELRAVLTEAELAERGGAQARVSPFADGFDGAGLLQRAGFALPVSDVDRLTVRYPDLFALIRDLRAMGETNVLAGTIRPLTRGLIARAATLYAERYGEPDGRIPATFEIVNLAGWAPHESQSKPLPRGSAKVRLADALGVVEHGRTQT, from the coding sequence ATGACCGCTTCCGCTCCCCCCGTGATCTTCGATCCCGTCCGCCGGGCCGCCCGCCTGGCGCGGTCCGCGCCCCGCCTGGCCGAGGCCGATTTCCTGCACCACCGCGCCGCCGAGAACGCCGTTCTCAGTCTCGAGGCCACCTTGCGGGAGTTTCCGACGGTCGTCGACCTGTCGGCGCATCCCGGGGTCTTTGGTCGGGTTCTGGCCGAGAGCGACGCGGCCGGTCGGGTCGGCTCGCCGGCGACGGGGCGGAACCAGGGGGCGTCCCCCGGCGCGGGGGCGCTGGAGATCGCCGATGGCTCGGCCGACCTGATCGTGACCCTGATGACCCTGCATTGGGCCAACGACCTGCCTGGGGCCCTTAGCCAGATCCGTCGGGCGCTGAAGCCGGACGGCCTGTTTCTGGGGACCCTGCTGGGGGCCGGGACGCTGAAGGAGCTGCGCGCGGTCCTGACCGAGGCCGAGCTGGCCGAGCGCGGCGGGGCCCAGGCCCGGGTCTCGCCCTTCGCCGACGGCTTCGACGGGGCGGGCCTGCTGCAGCGGGCCGGGTTCGCCCTGCCGGTGTCCGACGTCGACCGGCTGACGGTGCGCTATCCGGACCTGTTCGCCCTGATCCGCGATCTGCGCGCCATGGGCGAGACCAATGTCCTGGCCGGGACCATCCGGCCCCTGACCCGCGGCTTGATCGCGCGCGCAGCGACGCTCTATGCGGAACGCTATGGCGAGCCGGACGGGCGCATCCCGGCGACCTTCGAGATCGTCAACCTAGCCGGCTGGGCCCCGCACGAGAGCCAGTCGAAGCCCCTGCCACGTGGATCGGCGAAGGTGCGGCTGGCCGACGCCCTGGGGGTCGTCGAACACGGACGTACCCAGACCTAG
- a CDS encoding TonB-dependent siderophore receptor, giving the protein MKRLLLLSTALVAVAAACPSFAQDAGSDALPDTLPEVLVTATRLPAIQQETPGARVIDAATIEQRGAVFASDILADVPGLSVTRSGLGGVAQVRMRGATPGKTLVLVDGAPVNDASEPNGAYDFSGFELGDIERIEVLSGPQSSLWGSDAIGGVIAFTTREIDGVRAEAEAGSYGTLRHRLAAGRADDRSAIGAWVSHYTTDGISVADEADGNTEKDGFESLTVGLKGRYAVSDAIALDGALRWTDSEADIDGFPAPTYALADTLDTTDSQSWSGVVGARLSALGLSHRLSVSASDIERATDGDFASVYEADRQTYRWQADGAALGDRVAYAFGAEREDTAGSLSDGKSVELGTTSVFGVARVEATEALSITGGLRYDDTDDFGEEVTGRISAAYSLPAGLILSGAYGTGFKAPSVSQAVCDFCFSTVPVPVLRPETADSAEVAIGWTSGDGRFDGRATLYRLNVEDQITYFTAPVTFDSYYVNIAEARTDGVEVEGRALLGSGFDLTVAYAWTDAVNATTGARLLRVPEHAGSATLGWTGDKLSGALTVRAEGDQDDSGGLRESFVTANLNAAYDLTDGVTVTARLENLADEQYQQVLGYGEPGRSGYVGIRLRY; this is encoded by the coding sequence ATGAAACGCCTTCTTCTCCTGTCCACCGCCCTGGTGGCGGTCGCGGCCGCCTGCCCGTCCTTCGCCCAGGACGCCGGCTCGGACGCCCTTCCGGACACCTTGCCCGAGGTGCTGGTCACCGCCACCCGTCTGCCCGCGATCCAGCAGGAGACACCGGGGGCCCGGGTGATCGACGCCGCCACGATCGAACAGCGGGGCGCGGTGTTCGCGTCCGACATCCTGGCCGACGTGCCCGGCCTGTCGGTGACCCGCTCCGGCCTCGGCGGGGTGGCCCAGGTCCGGATGCGGGGGGCCACGCCGGGCAAGACCCTGGTGCTGGTCGACGGGGCGCCGGTCAACGACGCCTCCGAACCCAACGGGGCCTATGACTTCTCGGGCTTCGAACTGGGCGACATCGAACGGATCGAGGTCCTGTCGGGGCCGCAGTCTTCGCTGTGGGGCTCTGACGCCATCGGCGGCGTGATCGCCTTCACCACCCGCGAGATCGACGGCGTCCGCGCCGAGGCCGAGGCCGGGTCCTACGGCACCCTGCGCCACCGGCTGGCGGCCGGGCGCGCCGATGACCGCTCCGCCATCGGCGCCTGGGTCTCGCACTATACGACCGACGGCATCTCCGTCGCCGACGAGGCCGACGGCAACACCGAGAAGGACGGGTTCGAGAGCCTGACCGTAGGGCTCAAGGGCCGCTATGCGGTTTCCGACGCGATCGCGCTCGACGGCGCGCTGCGTTGGACGGATTCGGAGGCCGACATCGACGGCTTCCCGGCGCCGACCTATGCCCTGGCCGACACCTTGGACACCACCGACAGCCAGTCCTGGTCGGGCGTGGTCGGCGCGCGCCTGAGCGCCTTGGGCCTGTCGCACCGCCTCAGCGTCTCGGCCTCGGACATCGAGCGCGCCACGGACGGCGACTTCGCCTCCGTCTATGAGGCCGACCGCCAGACCTATCGCTGGCAGGCGGACGGCGCGGCCCTGGGGGACCGGGTCGCCTATGCCTTCGGGGCCGAGCGCGAGGACACGGCGGGCAGCCTCTCCGACGGTAAGTCGGTCGAGCTGGGCACCACCTCGGTGTTCGGCGTGGCCCGGGTGGAGGCCACCGAGGCCCTCAGCATCACCGGCGGCCTGCGCTACGACGACACCGACGACTTCGGCGAGGAGGTCACGGGCCGGATCTCGGCCGCCTATTCGCTGCCTGCGGGACTGATCCTGTCCGGGGCCTATGGCACCGGCTTCAAGGCCCCGTCGGTCAGCCAGGCCGTGTGCGACTTCTGCTTCTCGACCGTGCCGGTGCCGGTCCTGCGGCCCGAGACGGCCGACAGCGCCGAGGTGGCGATCGGCTGGACCTCCGGCGACGGCCGCTTCGACGGCCGGGCGACGCTGTATCGCCTCAACGTCGAGGACCAGATCACCTATTTCACCGCCCCGGTCACCTTCGACAGCTACTACGTCAATATCGCCGAGGCCCGGACCGACGGGGTCGAGGTCGAGGGGCGGGCCCTGCTGGGGTCCGGTTTCGACCTGACGGTCGCCTATGCCTGGACCGATGCGGTCAACGCGACCACCGGGGCGCGCCTGCTGCGCGTGCCGGAACATGCAGGCTCGGCGACCCTGGGCTGGACGGGCGACAAACTGTCGGGAGCCCTGACGGTCCGGGCGGAGGGCGATCAGGACGATTCGGGCGGCTTGCGCGAGAGCTTCGTCACCGCCAATCTGAACGCGGCCTATGACCTGACCGACGGCGTCACCGTGACGGCGCGGCTCGAGAACCTGGCCGACGAACAGTATCAGCAGGTGCTGGGATACGGCGAGCCGGGCCGGTCCGGCTATGTCGGGATCAGGCTGCGTTACTAA
- a CDS encoding OmpA family protein: protein MMTMQKLVLTGLIAGVGLSACSMGPRFRDRDDLVVTPSACAAKRFDVYFNEDQDRLTTSALEAIGLTATQLQGCRIQSVKVLGLASATGAAAENMDLSQRRAVAVAEALTAAGWPAPAFDIEAAGDAGATTTAGVQEPLRRRTEVLVEAAPL from the coding sequence ATGATGACGATGCAGAAGCTTGTGCTGACCGGGCTGATCGCCGGTGTCGGCCTGTCCGCCTGTTCGATGGGGCCCCGTTTCCGCGATCGCGACGACCTGGTCGTCACCCCGAGCGCCTGCGCGGCGAAGCGCTTCGACGTCTATTTCAACGAGGATCAGGATCGGCTGACCACGTCGGCGCTGGAAGCGATCGGTCTGACGGCGACCCAGCTCCAGGGCTGCCGGATCCAGTCGGTCAAGGTGCTGGGCCTGGCCAGCGCCACCGGCGCGGCCGCCGAGAACATGGACCTGTCGCAGCGCCGGGCCGTAGCCGTCGCCGAGGCCCTGACCGCCGCCGGTTGGCCGGCCCCCGCCTTCGACATCGAGGCCGCCGGCGACGCCGGGGCCACCACCACCGCTGGGGTGCAGGAGCCCCTGCGTCGCCGTACCGAAGTTCTGGTCGAGGCCGCCCCCCTCTAG
- the grxC gene encoding glutaredoxin 3, which produces MADVVLYTKPGCPYCHAAMALLDRKGVDYTEIVASNDPAKKAEMVEKAGGKATFPQIFIDGKHIGGSDDMSALDRRGGLDPLLAG; this is translated from the coding sequence ATGGCCGACGTCGTCCTCTACACCAAGCCCGGTTGCCCCTACTGCCACGCGGCCATGGCCCTGCTGGACCGCAAGGGCGTCGACTACACCGAGATCGTCGCCTCCAACGACCCGGCCAAGAAGGCCGAGATGGTCGAAAAGGCCGGCGGCAAGGCCACCTTCCCCCAGATCTTCATCGACGGAAAACACATCGGCGGGTCCGACGACATGAGCGCCCTGGACCGTCGCGGCGGGCTGGACCCGCTGCTGGCGGGCTGA